CTTTCGGGTGCGAAGTAGAAAAACGAATACGTAATAAAGGATCTATCAGCGCCACCATTTCGAGCAGGTTGGCGAAGGTTACGGCAGCCTCCCCCCGGCCCTCCCGATTTGTCGGGAGGGAGTTGGCGGACACTCCGTTTATTTGCGCACCGTTCGAATTTTCGGGTACCCAATAATAGCTATCCACGTTTTGACCTAATAAGGTCACTTCTCTATAACCTTGATTAAACAGGTCGGTACATTCCCTGATAATGGAATGCGGATCGCGGCTGCGTTCGCGGCCCCGGGTAAAAGGCACCACGCAGAACGCGCACATATTGTTACAACCCCGCATGATGCTTACAAAACCCGACACACCATTGCTGTCGAGCCGCACGGGGGCGATGTCGGCATAGGTTTCATCCCGGCTCAGCAGCACGTTCACGGCTTTTTGGCCCGTTCCGGCCTCCATGATAAGTCCGGGCAGACTACGATAAGCATCGGGGCCCACCACCATATCAACCAGCTTTTCTTCCTGCAGTAATTTCTCTTTCAGGCGTTCGGCCATACAACCCAGTACACCAATGAGGGCGCCGGAATTGTGCCTTTTCGCTTTGCGAAGTTCGGTCAGGCGTTTGCGAACAGTTTGTTCAGCCTTCTCACGGATAGAGCAGGTATTTATCAGAATAAGGTCGGCTTCCTCGAAATTGCGGGTAGCGCCAAATCCGTTTTCGTTCAGAATAGAAGCTACGATCTCACTATCGGCAAAGTTCATTGCACAGCCATAGCTTTCGATATAGAATTTTTTAACATATGCAACTGGGTCATTTACAAAGGGAGAATAGGCTTCTCCCTGCCTGGTTTCTTCGTGCATAGTATGGTTCATCCGCTCTAACATCAACAATTCAGTTTTTTGGGATGGCAAAGATAGCCAAAAAAGGGTTTCAATGACAGGTTGACAGGGGAGAAGATGTTTAAAACTAAGAAGTTGAGTTTCTTAAGGTTATCTGTACCGGGATTTATGGGATGTTTGGGAGAGGGAAATCCCGGTTCAGACCTATTTCCCATATAGAATGTACCCATAGGTTTTGTTACCTATTTCACGGGCCTTTTTTGGGAAGAGGGTGAAAAGCATGTTGATGGGAAATTTAAAGGTGGGCATTTTGCGGCCGATGCGGTCGGCTTCGTCAAGGATGTGAATGTTGTCGTGTACTTTCCACCCATGGCTGGTGAATAAAGCGATGGGGTCATCTACATTAAATTGGAGAGGCGCCTTGGTGAGCATTTTTTTCAACGCGCCGGTGCCCCGGTGCCGGCGGCGACGGCGTGAGCCACTATTGTAGTCCATAATCCAGTACTGGAAGGTTGGGGTGGCAAAAAGGTCTTTCGATAATTGCGTGCCCTGTTCGTTGGTTAAATAGCCTACAACGCCCTCGGTAATAACAAGGGCCCGTTTGGTTTCGGCGCCCAGCCGGGCAAACAGGG
The Niastella koreensis GR20-10 genome window above contains:
- the miaB gene encoding tRNA (N6-isopentenyl adenosine(37)-C2)-methylthiotransferase MiaB, translated to MLERMNHTMHEETRQGEAYSPFVNDPVAYVKKFYIESYGCAMNFADSEIVASILNENGFGATRNFEEADLILINTCSIREKAEQTVRKRLTELRKAKRHNSGALIGVLGCMAERLKEKLLQEEKLVDMVVGPDAYRSLPGLIMEAGTGQKAVNVLLSRDETYADIAPVRLDSNGVSGFVSIMRGCNNMCAFCVVPFTRGRERSRDPHSIIRECTDLFNQGYREVTLLGQNVDSYYWVPENSNGAQINGVSANSLPTNREGRGEAAVTFANLLEMVALIDPLLRIRFSTSHPKDITDDVLFTMAKYENICKYIHLPVQSGSTRVLQLMNRTYTREWYMAKVDRIMEIMPDCGISSDIITGFCTETEEDHQDTLSIMRHSKYDMSYMFFYSERPGTLAARRYKDDVPEDVKKRRLDEVVKLQNAMSHESNLRDLGKTFKVLIEGNSKRSDQDWMGRSSQNKVIVFPKEQYQLNKGQYVMVKVTDCTVATLIGKIEP